Sequence from the Burkholderia cepacia genome:
CATCATCTCGGCAAACAGCCTGTCCCAGCCCGGCAGCGAGACGGGGCCGGCGAGTTCGGTTCGTTCGGTCACGCGCCGCCAGAACTCCTCGAGGCGCCGATAGCGATGCTCGGGCGGATTTCCGGCGATCAGCGCCGCGTTGATCGCACCGATCGACGTGCCGATGACCCAGTCCGGCTCGATGCCGGATTCGCTCATCGCCTGGAAGACGCCGAGCTGGAACGCGCCCAGTGCGCCGCCGCCCTGGAGCACGAGCACGACTTGCCCCGGCAATTCCATTCGTTCTGGCTGGCTCACAAACATGGCTTGCCTCGCTGGTGCAGCAATGGCCGGACCCACCCCGGTTGATCCAGTGTAGTAGGCGATCGGCGCCGTGCCGATCGAGGGTTATTCCGGATGCTGCTGCTCGCTGAAATTTGTATGATGACCACATAACCTTACAAACCAGAGCACCATGTTCGAGAAAATTCCCGCCCGTGCGATGAGCGACCATGTCGCGCAGCAACTGCTCAAGCAGATCGAAGTCGGCAGCTTCTCGGCCACCGGCAAGCTGCCGACGGAGGCCGTGCTCGCGCAGGAATTCGGCGTGAGCCGCACCGTGATCCGCGAGGCGATCTCGCGGCTGAAGAACGAAGGCGTGGTCGAGCCGCGCCAGGGCAGCGGCGTGTACGTGAACCAGCACGGCGCGATCCGTCCGCTGCGGATCGACTACGCGGAAGCGGTCGAGGCCACCTCGCTGCCGCACCTGCTCGCGGTGCGCCGCGCGATCGAGGCCGAGGTCGCGGCCGAAGCGGCCCTGCACCACACCGACGAAGACATGGCCGACATCGACGATGCGCTGCGCAAGATCGACGATGCCGTGGCCGAAGGGCGCGACGGCGTCGCGGAAGATGTCGCGTTCCACCGCACGATCGCGGCCGTCACCGGCAACCCGTATTTCCTGAAGACGCTGCAGTTCCTGAACCAGTACCTCGAGGCCGGCGTGAAGGTCACGCGGCGCAACGAAGCGACGCGCGAGGACTTTTCGCGCCAGGTGCGCGAGGAACACGCGGCGATCGCCGACGCGATCCGCGCGCGCGACCCGATGGCCGCACGCAACGCGGCGCGCACGCACATGTACAACGCCGCCCGCCGTCTCGCGGAAGCCGGCATCTGCTGACGCCGGCGGCCGCGGCCGTTGCAGGCGCCGCCGCTGTCACGAACCTCTCCCGAATCGATCAAGGTTGACCATGTCACGAAATGTTGGAGTCATCGGCCTCGGCGCGATGGGCCTCGGCGTCGCCCGCTCGCTGCTGCGCGCCGGCCTGCGCGTGCACGCATGCGACGTGCGCGACACCGTGCTGCAGGCATTCGCCGCCGAAGGCGGCATCGCCTGCGCGACGCCGGCCGAACTCGGCGCGCAGTGCGACGTCGTCGTCACGCTCGTCGTCAATGCCGCGCAGACCGAAGCGGTGCTGTTCGGCGAGCGCGGCGCGGTCGCGGCGATGAAGCCGGGCAGCGTCGTGATCGCGAGCGCGACCGTCGCGCCCGAATTCGCGGTCGCGCTCGGCGCGCGCATCGAAGCGGCCGGCCTGCAGATGCTCGATGCGCCGGTATCGGGCGGCGCCGCGCGCGCGGCCTCCGGCGAGATGACGATGATGACGTCGGGCCCCGCCGCCGCGTACGCGGGCTGCGAGGACGTGCTCGCCGCGATCGCCGGCAAGGTCTATCGCCTCGGCGACGCGCACGGCATCGGCTCGAAGGTGAAGATCATCAACCAGCTGCTGGCCGGCGTGCATATCGCCGCAGCGGCCGAGGCGATGGCGCTGGGCCTGCGCGAAGGCGTGGACGCCGACGCGCTGTATGACGTGATCACGCACAGCGCCGGCAATTCGTGGATGTTCGAGAACCGCGTGCCTCACATCCTGAACGGCGACTACACGCCGCTGTCGGCCGTCGACATCTTCGTGAAGGATCTCGGCCTCGTGCTCGATACCGCGCGCCGCAGCAAGTTCCCGCTGCCGCTGTCGGCCACCGCGCACCAGATGTTCATGAGCGCGTCGAGCGCCGGCCACGGCGGTGAGGACGATTCCGCCGTGATCAAGACCTTCCCCGGCATCACGCTGCCGCCTGCCCGCTGATTCGAACGACGTACCCGCCATGACCGCTTCCGTTTCCCGTCCCCTGCTCGGCTGCATCGCCGACGATTTCACCGGCGCGACCGATCTCGCGAACATGCTCGTCAAGAGCGGCATGCGCACCGTGCAGACGATCGGCGTGCCCGCCGACGGTGCCGCGGACACCACGCTCGACGCCGACGCGATCGTCGTCGCGCTGAAGTCGCGCACGATCCCTGCCGCCGATGCCGTCGCGCAATCGCTCGCCGCGTACGCATGGCTGCGCGCGCAAGGCTGCCGGCAATTTTTCTTCAAGTACTGCTCGACGTTCGATTCGACCGACGCGGGCAACATCGGGCCCGTCGCCGATGCGCTGCTCGATGCGGCCGGCGGCGGCTTCACGATCGCGTGCCCGGCGTTCCCGGAGAACGGCCGCACGATCTATCGCGGCCACCTGTTCGTCGGCGACGTGCTGCTGAACGAATCGGGCATGGAACACCATCCGCTCACGCCAATGAAGGACGCGAACCTCGTGCGCGTGCTGCAGCGGCAGACGAAGGCACCTGTCGGCCTGATCCGCTACGACACGATCGCGCTGGGCGCGGCCGCCGTGCGCACGCGGATCGACCAGCTGCGCGCGGAAGGCGCGCGCTTCGCAATCGCCGACGCGCTGTCGGACCGTGACCTCTACGTGCTCGGCGAAGCCTGCGCGGGCTTGCCGCTCGTCACCGGCGGCTCGGGCATCGCGCTCGGCCTGCCCGCGAATTTCCGCCGCGCGGAGCAACTGCCCGAGCGCGACAACGCGGCGTCGCTGCCGCGCATCGACGGGCCCGCGACGGTGCTCGCCGGCAGCGCATCGAAGGCCACCAACGCGCAGGTCGCCGCATGGCGCGCCACGCGGCCGAGCTTCCGCATCGATCCGCTCGCGGCATCGCGCGGCGAACCCGTCGTCGACCAGGCACTCGCGTTCGCGCGCACGCACCTGCCGCAACCCGTGCTGATCTATGCGACCGCGACGCCCGACGAAGTGAAGGCCGTGCAGCAGGCGCTCGGCGTCGACGCGGCCGGCCATCTCGTCGAAGCCACGCTCGCGGCGATCGCGCGCGGCCTGCGCGAGCTCGGCGTGCGCAAGTTCGTCGTCGCCGGCGGCGAGACGTCCGGCGCGGTCGTGCAGGCGCTCGACGTGAAGTCGCTGCAGATCGGCGCGCAGATCGATCCGGGCGTGCCGGCGACGGCCACCATCGACGCAGCGCCGCTCGGCCTCGCGCTGAAGTCCGGCAACTTCGGCGCGGTCGATTTCTTCGACAAGGCGCTGCGCGCGCTGGACGGAGCCGCACGATGAGCGACGAAGCGAAACGGCGCGAAGAGATCTGCGTCGTCGGCGCCAGCCTGTACGCACGCGGCCATGCAGTCGGGAGCGCCGGCAACATCAGCGCGCGGCTGCCCGACGGCTGGCTGATCACGCCGACCGACGCGTGCCTCGGCCGGCTCGACCCGAACGACATCGCGAAGGTCGGCCTCGACGGCCAGCCCGTATCGGGCGGCAAGCCGTCGAAGACGCTCGCCCTGCATCGCGGCATCTACGCACGCAATGCCGAAGCGAACGGCGTCGTCCACACGCATTCGACGCACCTCGTCGCGCTGACGCTCGCGGGCGTATGGCGCGACACCGACGTGCTGCCGCCGATCACGCCGTACTACGTGATGAAGGTCGGCCATATTCCGCTGATCCGCTACCGCCGCCCCGGCGATCCGGGCGTCGCGGCGGAAGTCGCGGCGCTCGCCGACCAGGTGCGCGGCGTGCTGCTCGACCGCCTCGGCCCGGTGATGTGGGGGCCGTCGGTATCGCACGCGTCGTATGCGCTCGAAGAGCTCGAGGAAACGGCGCGGCTGTGGCTGATGACGAACCCGAAGCCCGAGCCGCTGTCCGAAGCGGCGCTCGACGAGCTCAGGCAAGCGTTCGGCGCGCGCTGGTAATTCGCCATTTCTGCCCGCCGTGTGCGCGGGCCCTGCCGTCAGCACACACCAACGACCGGCGTCGTACGCGCCGCCGGCACCCCCATCATTGGATTGGAGACGACGATGACTGCTCTCGACGCGGCCGCTGGCCGCTCGCCCACCGTGGCCGCCCGTTCGGCCGAACTGGATCTGACCTACAAGAAAGTGTTCTGGCGCATCGTGCCGTTCCTGATGCTCTGCTACGTGGTCGCGTATCTCGACCGCGTGAACGTCGGCTTCGCGAAGCTGCAGATGTCGCAGGATCTCGCGTTCAGCGAAACCGTGTTCGGTCTCGGCGCCGGCATCTTCTTTCTTGGCTATTTTCTGTTCGAACTGCCAAGCAACCTGCTGATGCACCGCATCGGCGCACGCATCTGGATCGCGCGGATCATGATCACCTGGGGCCTGCTGTCCGGGCTGTTCGCATTCGTGCAGACGCCGACGCAGTTCTACGTGCTGCGCTTCCTGCTCGGCCTCGCGGAAGCCGGCTTCTATCCCGGCGTGATCCTGTATCTCACGTACTGGTTCCCGTCGCATCGCCGCGCGAAGATCATCGCGGTGTTCATGTCCGCGATTCCCGTGTCGGGCATCTTCGGCAACCCGCTGTCGGGCTGGATCATGGAGCGCTTCCACGGCGGCTCGGGTTTCCACGGCTGGCAATGGATGTTCATGATCGAAGCCGTGCCGGCCGTGCTCGTCGGCATCGCGACGATCCTGTATCTCGACAACAGCATCCGCAGCGCGAAGTGGCTCGACGAACGCGAGAAACAGCTGCTGGAGGACGAGATCGCCGCGCAGCCGCAGGAGCAGCAGAAGCACGGCCATTCGCTGAAGGCCGTGTTCGCCGACCCGCGCATGTGGTGGATGTCGCTGATCTACTTCGCGTTCGTCACGGGCCAGTACGGCCTCACGTTCTGGATGCCGACGCTCGTGAAGTCGACCGGCATCACCGATACGCTGCAGATCGGCCTGCTGTCCGCGATCCCGTTCCTCGTCGCGATCGTCGTGATGAACCTGTTCGGCCACAGCGCGGACAAGCGCCGCGAACGCCGCTGGCACCTGATCGTGCCGGCGCTGATGGGCGCGGTCGGGTTTGCGGTCGCCGCGTCGTACTCGCACAATACGGCGGTGTCGATCGTGTTTCTGTCGCTCGCGGCGGGCGGCGTGCTGACCTGCGCACCGCTGTTCTGGTCGCTGCCGACCGCGTTCCTCGCGGGCTCCGCGGCCGCCGCCGGGATCGCGATCATCAACTCGGTCGGCAACCTCGCCGGGTTCGCGAGCCCGTACGTGATCGGCTACCTGAAGGACGTCACGCACAGCACGGCGTCCGGCATGTACGTGCTGGCGGCGATGCTCGTGATCGGCGCGATCGCCGTGTGGCTCACGCCGGCCAGACTGGTCAACCGCTGATCGACGCGGGGGCGCCGCGCGGCTGCCCCCTTTTTCTCACTGACAGGATCCGCTGCCATGCCGCGCTTCGCCGCCAACCTCTCGATGATGTACACCGAGCATGCGTTCCTCGAACGCTTCGCCGCTGCCGCCTACGACGGCTTCAAGGCCGTCGAGTACCTGTTCCCGTACGACTTCGCCGCGGAGGACATCCGTGCGCGCCTCGACGCGCACAACCTCGAACAGGCGCTGTTCAACGCGCCGCCCGGCGACTGGGCCGCGGGCGAACGCGGCACCGCATCGCTGCCGGGCCGCGAGGACGAGTTCCGGCGCGGCATCGACCAGGCGCTCGACTATGCGCGCGTGCTCGGCAACCGGAAGCTGCACGTGATGGCCGGGCTGATCGCGCCGGGCCAGGACCGCGCGCGCCATCGCGCGACCTACCTCGCGAACCTGCGCCATGCCGCGCAGGCCGCCGCCGCGCACGGCATCACGATCCTGATCGAGCCGATCAACCAGCGCGACATGCCCGGCTATTTCCTGAGCCGTCAGGACGACGCGCAGGCGATCCGTGCGGAAGTCGGCGCGCCGAACCTGAAGGTGCAGTTCGACTGCTACCACTGCCAGATCGTCGAAGGCGATCTCGCGACGAAGCTCCGGCGCGATTTCGCGGGCATCGGCCATATCCAGATCGCGGGCGTGCCCGAGCGCCACGAGCCGGATCTCGGCGAACTCAACTACCCGTATCTGTTCGAGCTGATCGACACGCTCGGCTACGACGGCTGGATCGGCTGCGAATACCGCCCGAAGGCCGGCACGTCGGAAGGGCTCGGCTGGCTCAAGCAGTACCTGTGATTCACGCATTTCCACGAGGGCAACGAACATGAAAGTATTGATCACCGGCGGCGCCGGCTTTCTCGGCCAGCGTCTGGCGCGCAAGCTGCTCGAGCGCGGCGAACTGAGCGGCCCCGACGGCCGGCTTCAGCCCATCACCGAGCTGGTGCTGCTCGACGTCGTCGCAGGCAGCGATTTCGGCGATGCGCGCGTGACGTCGATCGTCGGCGACATCGCCGAGCGCGCGGTGCTCGAACGCGCGATCGACACGCAGACCGGCGCGATCTTCCACCTCGCGGCCATCGTCAGCGGGCAGGCCGAAGCCGATTTCGATCTCGGCATGCGGATCAACCTCGACGCGTCGCGCGCGTTGCTCGACGTGTGCCGCGCGCGTGGCCACCGGCCGCGCGTCGTGTTCACGAGCTCGGTCGCGGTTTATGGCGGCACGCTCCCCGACGTCGTGCAGGACGATACCGCGCTGAACCCGCAATCGTCGTACGGCGCCGAGAAGGCGATCGCCGAGCTGCTGCTGTGCGACTACGCGCGGCGCGGCTTCGTCGACGGCCGCGTGCTGCGGCTACCGACGATCAGCGTGCGGCCGGGCCGCCCGAACGCGGCCGCATCGTCGTTCGCGAGCGGCATCATCCGCGAGCCGCTGAACGGCGAGGAAAGCGTGTGCCCGGTGCCGGGTTCGACGCGGCTGTGGCTGCTGTCGCCGCGCGGCGCGATCGAAGCGCTCGTCGCGGGCTGCGAAATCGACAGCGCGAAGCTCGGCAACAAACGCGTGATCAACCTGCCGGGGATTTCGGTGACGGTAGACGAAATGATCGCGGCGCTGCGCGAAGTCGCGGGCGACGAAGTCGTGAAGCTGATTCGTCGCGAACCGGACGAGCGCGTCGGGAAGATCGTCGGCAGCTGGCCGGGCCGTTGGGATACGTCGCGCGCGGAAGCCCTCGGGTTGAAGGGGGATGCGTCGTTTGTCGACGTGATCCGCGCGTATATCGAGGATGAGCGGCGCTGATTCGGTGGTCGCGCTTGCACGTAAAACCCTCGCATGCCGAACGGATGCGGGGGGTCTTTATTGGGTCATTGTGCGGTTGAGGGGGTACAACACCGATCGTCCGAGTTCGGCCAGAAGGAGTCAATCGACCCAGCTACCAAAATCGTCGACAATCGCTTTTTGGTATAACTGATCTCAACGCCATCAGCAATATTGAAAGGTGATTAAATGAGCAAGCTTCGCTGTCAGTGTGGTTACTTGATTTGCGACAACACAAGTTCCTTGCCCTACAAAGCGTCGATACTCAAGGACTTGCATTGTGAGTCGTTTTCGGACTGGCTTGTGAGTGAGCTTCAAAGCTACATAACTGCAGCCGAGCAAGGAAACATTCGTGAATGGCTTTTAAGTCGCGACTATTCCGAAGAGTACATTGCCCTTCAGCTGGATCATGGAAACGTACTCTACGATCACCTACATGGGCAGTTTCTCACGATCAATCGCACGGCATACGATTGTTCTGCATGCGGGCGAATTCACGTTGAGACGGTCGAAGACAATCGATTCGTTTCATATACGCCGGACTCGAAGAAATGCAATGGCGTCATGCGTGATCGAGTGTACAGCAAGTCTAATGCGACGAGGAATGAGTAGACGGAGTATCCGTTAGTGAGTTCAGCACAAATCACGTCGTCGAGCGACCGCTTCGGGTCGACAGCCGTCCGTCCATCCGGCGGGTAGCGGCCATGAACGGCCGTTCGACAACATTGCCTAAATCGTCGACAATTGGCTGTCGGCAACCGCTTCTAGTGCACCTCAAACTTCTCTATGTATTCCATCGCTCTCGGACCGCTTACATTGTATTTTGACGCAGCGATGATCACGGTGCCGAGCAATGGCGACTACGATTGGATGAACGAGGAATGGATCGATGTCCGACAGGAAATTGAAGTGGTTCAGTGTGGGACTTCGGCCACCGTTATTGGAGTGACGGGACGGTTTGCACAGAAAGGCCCACATGTAATCGAGGTCCTCTCCCCGCACATCTACGCAGAAAGCGAAGTCGTTGAACACCTTCTATCGAAACCCGATACGTCCGGCATAAGCGAGGATAAGGTGCGAGGCGCCATACGTACTACGCTCTTCCCATGGGGAAAGCTCGTGTCGTTGGCCTGGAGTGAGCTAGGCTACGCACCGGGTGGCACGGAGTATTGTCTGCTCCCGACCGGTGGTCCTGCGATCTCGACTGGGCATCTCCGGTTGGACTGGGCAGGCGTCCGTATTCGTCCTTCAGCGTGAAGCGATTTGGGTAAACAGGCTGTCAACTGAACCACCTTTCCGGCAGAGGTGAGTGTCTCTTGTGGGGCGACTTTAACCGACTGCCACAGATGGTTGCCGGCCAGGAACGGTCGCTCGATACCTCCATTAGAATCGTCAACAATTTGATGGACGGTCGCAAAGCCGTCCTCCCTTGCAACTAGGCTGCGATCGGCCAACGTCTTATCGAGCGATCACCATGGCGAAGCCCATATTGACAATACTGCTGAAGAGGCCGTTTCCGGACGCTTTTCGCTTTATCGAGGCGTCGCTTCAGCCTCTTGGATTTCTGCTTGTCAATCCCGAAAGCGGGCAGGTGACGCACTGGAGTGACGACGGCGAACAGATCCCGATATCGCGCACCAAGATTAGCGATGACGCATCTACGGGAACGGTTAAGAACGTTCAGTTTTGGAAGACCAACTGCGATGATCTATTCGTGTCTTGGGCTGATACGTCATCGGGGTGGCGTTTTTCCTTTCATCTTAACGGGGTCGCCCCGGAACTGAAGGTTGCATTGGCGACCGCGTTCTCGAATTCAGTTCTGATCGATCTCAAACTGCAGTACGAAAACGAGTGCGCTTTTAGAATCGATTTCGACTAGCGCTACACCCAACGACCGCTTTCAGGTGAATCGAGAGGCCGCTTCGGGTCGACAAGAGCCGGTCGTGCCTGCCTGGCCGCGGCCATTCACCACCCCCGCGTTGGGCGAGGGACGCACTGTCTCGGTTACAGCAGCACGCGGAACGTGCCACTGGGGCGTCTCGCCGACGCCACGTTGCGCGACGCGAAGAGCCGTCGGCGAGGACGAGTCGACCGAATAATTCAGGCGGTGCCGTGCCGACGGCACGTGTTGCGCAGTCTGGCGTCGTCCTGGAAGGCGCTGAAGGTGACTCCCGCATGCTGCAATGCACCCGCCGCATCGAACCCGTCATGCTAGGATTTCTGCGTTCAACGCTGGCGTCAGGAGGGCAGCATGGACGGATTCGTCAGACATCAGATCGAAGGCACATCCGTCGAAATCGACGTGGTCCCGGTCACGCCGCGCGGCTATTGCGCGCGCTTCCGCATTTTCCGCGACGCTTCCGACAAACCCGAATGGCATCAGGTCCACGTGTCGGACAGCGTGTTCGACACCCCTGAAGAGGCCGAAGAAGCGGCACGCTCGATGGCCGTCGAGCAGGTTCTGGCCGGCGGTGGATCGTAACGTTTTTCTTCGGCGATTATTCATTCCCCTCTGCCTTTGCACGCGTGACCGGTTCTGGTCGCGCGTCTTCTCTTTACTCCCGTTGAACGCTCAACGATCAGCGCGTGCTGTTCAAAGGTAATGATGGACGGCGGTGGCGATTCGACCCGCTCCGCCGTCACCGGCAAACCGCACCCCGCCAACCGTCTCACCTGCCAACCCGTGCCCACTGGCCGGACAGCGGTGTTAGTTAGCGCGCAACGGCTTCCGTGTTCCGGACGCTGCCCAGAAACCGCGTCAACTCCACCGTCTGCGGCCGCTCGAAGATATCTTCGGCCGTCCCGGTCTCCCACACCCTGCCCTGGTGCATGAACACGATCCTGTCGCTGACAGCACGCGCGAAGTTCATCTCGTGCGTGACCATGATCAGCGTCATGTCCTCGCGCGCGAGTTGCTCGACGACGCCCAGTACCTCGCCGACGAGTTCGGGATCGAGTGCGGACGTGATCTCGTCGCACAGCAGCACGCTCGGCTTCATCGCGAGCGCCCGCGCGATCGCGACGCGCTGCTGCTGGCCGCCCGACAACTGTTCCGGAAACGCGTCGAACTTGTCGCCGAGGCCGACGCGCTCGAGCATCAATTCCGCGATCGCGCGCGCCTGCTGGCGATGCGCCTTCTTCACGACCGACTGCGCGAGCATCACGTTCTGTCCTGCGCTCAGGTGCGGAAACAGGTTGTACTGCTGGAACACCATCCCGACCTTGAGCCGCAGCGCTCGCAGGTCCGCGTGCCGCGCATCGACACGCTCGCCGTCGATCGAGATCGTGCCCGCGTCGATGCTCTCGAGCCCGTTGAGCGTGCGCAGCAACGTGCTCTTGCCCGAGCCGCTGCGGCCGATGATCGAGACGACCTGCCCGCGCTCGACGGAGAAATCGATCCCCTTGAGCACATGATGGGTGCCGAAGTTCTTTTCGAGACCACGGGTTTCAACGAGCGGCATGCCATCTCCTTTGCAACGTGCGCGCATAACGGGTAAGCGGATAACAGAGCGCGAAATAGATCAGCGCGACGAGCCCGTACACGACGAACGGCCGGAACGTCGCGTTCGAGATC
This genomic interval carries:
- a CDS encoding FadR/GntR family transcriptional regulator; translation: MFEKIPARAMSDHVAQQLLKQIEVGSFSATGKLPTEAVLAQEFGVSRTVIREAISRLKNEGVVEPRQGSGVYVNQHGAIRPLRIDYAEAVEATSLPHLLAVRRAIEAEVAAEAALHHTDEDMADIDDALRKIDDAVAEGRDGVAEDVAFHRTIAAVTGNPYFLKTLQFLNQYLEAGVKVTRRNEATREDFSRQVREEHAAIADAIRARDPMAARNAARTHMYNAARRLAEAGIC
- the otnK gene encoding 3-oxo-tetronate kinase, coding for MTASVSRPLLGCIADDFTGATDLANMLVKSGMRTVQTIGVPADGAADTTLDADAIVVALKSRTIPAADAVAQSLAAYAWLRAQGCRQFFFKYCSTFDSTDAGNIGPVADALLDAAGGGFTIACPAFPENGRTIYRGHLFVGDVLLNESGMEHHPLTPMKDANLVRVLQRQTKAPVGLIRYDTIALGAAAVRTRIDQLRAEGARFAIADALSDRDLYVLGEACAGLPLVTGGSGIALGLPANFRRAEQLPERDNAASLPRIDGPATVLAGSASKATNAQVAAWRATRPSFRIDPLAASRGEPVVDQALAFARTHLPQPVLIYATATPDEVKAVQQALGVDAAGHLVEATLAAIARGLRELGVRKFVVAGGETSGAVVQALDVKSLQIGAQIDPGVPATATIDAAPLGLALKSGNFGAVDFFDKALRALDGAAR
- a CDS encoding aldolase — translated: MSDEAKRREEICVVGASLYARGHAVGSAGNISARLPDGWLITPTDACLGRLDPNDIAKVGLDGQPVSGGKPSKTLALHRGIYARNAEANGVVHTHSTHLVALTLAGVWRDTDVLPPITPYYVMKVGHIPLIRYRRPGDPGVAAEVAALADQVRGVLLDRLGPVMWGPSVSHASYALEELEETARLWLMTNPKPEPLSEAALDELRQAFGARW
- a CDS encoding MFS transporter, translating into MTALDAAAGRSPTVAARSAELDLTYKKVFWRIVPFLMLCYVVAYLDRVNVGFAKLQMSQDLAFSETVFGLGAGIFFLGYFLFELPSNLLMHRIGARIWIARIMITWGLLSGLFAFVQTPTQFYVLRFLLGLAEAGFYPGVILYLTYWFPSHRRAKIIAVFMSAIPVSGIFGNPLSGWIMERFHGGSGFHGWQWMFMIEAVPAVLVGIATILYLDNSIRSAKWLDEREKQLLEDEIAAQPQEQQKHGHSLKAVFADPRMWWMSLIYFAFVTGQYGLTFWMPTLVKSTGITDTLQIGLLSAIPFLVAIVVMNLFGHSADKRRERRWHLIVPALMGAVGFAVAASYSHNTAVSIVFLSLAAGGVLTCAPLFWSLPTAFLAGSAAAAGIAIINSVGNLAGFASPYVIGYLKDVTHSTASGMYVLAAMLVIGAIAVWLTPARLVNR
- the otnI gene encoding 2-oxo-tetronate isomerase produces the protein MPRFAANLSMMYTEHAFLERFAAAAYDGFKAVEYLFPYDFAAEDIRARLDAHNLEQALFNAPPGDWAAGERGTASLPGREDEFRRGIDQALDYARVLGNRKLHVMAGLIAPGQDRARHRATYLANLRHAAQAAAAHGITILIEPINQRDMPGYFLSRQDDAQAIRAEVGAPNLKVQFDCYHCQIVEGDLATKLRRDFAGIGHIQIAGVPERHEPDLGELNYPYLFELIDTLGYDGWIGCEYRPKAGTSEGLGWLKQYL
- the denD gene encoding D-erythronate dehydrogenase, with the protein product MKVLITGGAGFLGQRLARKLLERGELSGPDGRLQPITELVLLDVVAGSDFGDARVTSIVGDIAERAVLERAIDTQTGAIFHLAAIVSGQAEADFDLGMRINLDASRALLDVCRARGHRPRVVFTSSVAVYGGTLPDVVQDDTALNPQSSYGAEKAIAELLLCDYARRGFVDGRVLRLPTISVRPGRPNAAASSFASGIIREPLNGEESVCPVPGSTRLWLLSPRGAIEALVAGCEIDSAKLGNKRVINLPGISVTVDEMIAALREVAGDEVVKLIRREPDERVGKIVGSWPGRWDTSRAEALGLKGDASFVDVIRAYIEDERR
- a CDS encoding amino acid ABC transporter ATP-binding protein, whose product is MPLVETRGLEKNFGTHHVLKGIDFSVERGQVVSIIGRSGSGKSTLLRTLNGLESIDAGTISIDGERVDARHADLRALRLKVGMVFQQYNLFPHLSAGQNVMLAQSVVKKAHRQQARAIAELMLERVGLGDKFDAFPEQLSGGQQQRVAIARALAMKPSVLLCDEITSALDPELVGEVLGVVEQLAREDMTLIMVTHEMNFARAVSDRIVFMHQGRVWETGTAEDIFERPQTVELTRFLGSVRNTEAVAR